From a single Brassica oleracea var. oleracea cultivar TO1000 chromosome C5, BOL, whole genome shotgun sequence genomic region:
- the LOC106294301 gene encoding uncharacterized protein At1g24000-like, translating to MALHGDSSGEFDTKSPADKLFTSFTDDINNTFDIISNEKITEYVGWEKRTVTLSMSGNLVSDSYKKFKATITVTPKAYEADGSRVLWTVEFEKIRHDVEDPVWIIDSLINYLKEIDGVLIYSLF from the exons ATGGCGCTACATGGAGATTCTTCCGGCGAGTTTGACACCAAGTCTCCGGCGGACAAGTTATTTACATCTTTCACCGACGACATAAACAACACTTTTGACATCATAT CGAATGAGAAAATCACTGAGTATGTGGGGTGGGAGAAAAGAACAGTGACGCTGAGTATGAGTGGAAATCTTGTCTCGGATAGCTACAAGAAGTTCAAAGCAACCATCACGGTAACTCCCAAGGCATACGAGGCCGATGGTAGCCGCGTGTTGTGGACCGTCGAGTTCGAGAAGATCCGCCATGACGTCGAAGATCCAGTGTGGATCATCGACAGTCTTATCAATTACTTAAAGGAGATTGATGGAGTCTTAATATATAGTCTTTTCTAA